One genomic segment of Rhodohalobacter mucosus includes these proteins:
- the rpmA gene encoding 50S ribosomal protein L27: MAHKKGQGSTRNGRDSESKRLGVKKYGGEVVRAGNIIVRQRGTKFHPGENVGRGGDDTLFALTDGKVAFRRKGNGRKFVSIEEV, encoded by the coding sequence ATGGCACATAAGAAAGGTCAAGGATCAACAAGAAACGGACGTGATTCAGAATCAAAACGTCTCGGCGTAAAAAAATACGGCGGTGAAGTGGTTCGTGCAGGCAATATTATTGTTCGTCAGCGCGGAACCAAGTTTCATCCCGGCGAAAACGTAGGACGCGGCGGTGACGACACACTTTTTGCCCTTACAGACGGCAAGGTAGCCTTCCGCAGAAAAGGTAACGGCAGAAAATTTGTCTCTATCGAAGAGGTTTAA
- the rplU gene encoding 50S ribosomal protein L21, with protein MYAIVKIGGHQYKVAENDTVFVNRIAEGEEKITLEDVLLVKDAKGKVKIGKPMVEGAKVEATVVDHLKTDKVIVFKKKRRKGYRVKNGHRQPITQLKIDKIS; from the coding sequence ATGTACGCTATCGTAAAAATCGGCGGGCATCAGTACAAAGTGGCTGAAAATGATACGGTTTTTGTTAACCGAATCGCCGAAGGCGAAGAAAAAATTACGCTTGAAGACGTTTTGCTTGTCAAGGATGCAAAAGGAAAAGTGAAAATTGGCAAGCCGATGGTCGAAGGTGCCAAAGTAGAGGCAACCGTTGTAGATCATCTGAAAACAGACAAAGTGATCGTTTTCAAGAAAAAGAGAAGAAAGGGCTACAGGGTTAAAAACGGCCACCGTCAGCCCATTACCCAGCTCAAAATTGACAAAATTTCGTAA
- a CDS encoding 1,4-dihydroxy-2-naphthoyl-CoA synthase: protein MSEWKTVKDFQDITYKKRDGVARIAFNRPEVRNAFRPQTLFELEEALIDAREDTSIGVVLLSGEGPAKDGVYSFCSGGDQKVRGAKGYQGPDGVQRLNVLDIQRLIRFMSKVVICVVPGWAVGGGHSLHVVCDLTLASREHAIFKQTDADVASFDGGYGSALLARQVGQKRAREIFFLGRNYNAQEALEMGMVNAAVTHEELEETAYEWAREILGKSPTAIRMIKFAFNLVDDGMTGQQVFSGEATRLAYMTDEAKEGRDAFLEKRKPDYRKFPWLSL, encoded by the coding sequence ATGTCTGAATGGAAAACCGTTAAAGATTTTCAGGATATCACCTACAAAAAACGCGATGGTGTGGCGAGAATCGCATTTAACCGGCCGGAAGTACGCAATGCATTTCGTCCGCAAACCCTTTTTGAACTCGAGGAAGCGCTGATCGATGCACGCGAAGATACATCCATCGGTGTGGTTCTGTTGTCGGGTGAAGGCCCTGCAAAAGACGGGGTCTACTCGTTTTGCTCGGGCGGAGATCAGAAAGTGCGCGGAGCCAAAGGATATCAGGGCCCTGATGGCGTGCAGCGGCTGAATGTTCTGGATATTCAGAGGCTCATCCGGTTTATGAGTAAAGTGGTCATTTGTGTTGTACCCGGCTGGGCTGTTGGAGGCGGGCACAGCCTGCATGTGGTTTGCGATTTGACCCTGGCCAGCAGGGAGCACGCGATATTCAAGCAAACCGATGCTGACGTGGCCAGCTTTGACGGAGGTTACGGGTCTGCCCTGCTGGCCAGGCAGGTTGGGCAGAAGCGTGCCCGCGAAATTTTCTTCCTTGGACGGAACTACAATGCTCAGGAAGCCCTGGAGATGGGTATGGTGAATGCTGCTGTTACTCATGAAGAGCTTGAGGAAACGGCCTACGAATGGGCAAGGGAAATCCTTGGCAAGAGCCCAACAGCCATCAGAATGATCAAATTTGCCTTTAACCTCGTGGATGACGGGATGACGGGGCAGCAGGTTTTTTCAGGAGAGGCCACGCGTCTGGCCTATATGACGGATGAGGCGAAAGAAGGCAGGGATGCTTTTCTGGAGAAGCGGAAGCCCGATTACAGAAAATTTCCCTGGCTCTCTTTATGA
- a CDS encoding fumarylacetoacetate hydrolase family protein, whose protein sequence is MSFDIPGFHGMQYGTLYCIGRNYAKHAAEMNSDIPETPVVFLKPRSSIIHEGETVRIPKQSGEVHHEVELVLLIGKQVSNIHKDDALSAIAGFGVGLDITARDVQSEAKKKGLPWSLAKGFNTFAPLGNLVPYDTAKHNLGNMEIRVEVNGDVRQSGRTSDMIFRAEELISYLSGCFTLYPGDLIFTGTPEGVSPVIGGDTVSAEIENGLSTLTVHVSD, encoded by the coding sequence ATGAGCTTTGATATCCCGGGATTCCACGGCATGCAGTATGGTACCCTGTATTGTATCGGGAGAAACTACGCAAAGCATGCGGCAGAAATGAACAGCGACATACCGGAAACCCCGGTGGTTTTTCTGAAACCCAGAAGCAGCATTATTCATGAAGGCGAAACGGTTCGTATTCCGAAGCAGTCGGGTGAAGTTCATCATGAAGTGGAACTGGTGCTTCTGATCGGAAAACAGGTTTCAAATATTCACAAAGATGACGCCCTTTCAGCGATTGCAGGATTCGGTGTAGGCCTCGATATCACTGCACGTGATGTACAGTCTGAAGCCAAGAAAAAAGGATTGCCATGGTCTCTTGCAAAGGGGTTCAACACATTTGCCCCCCTGGGCAACCTGGTACCCTATGATACCGCAAAACACAATCTCGGGAACATGGAAATCAGGGTTGAGGTAAACGGTGACGTGCGACAGTCCGGCAGAACCTCCGATATGATCTTCAGAGCAGAAGAGCTCATATCCTATCTATCCGGCTGTTTTACCCTCTATCCGGGCGATCTCATCTTTACGGGAACACCCGAGGGCGTCTCCCCCGTTATAGGAGGCGACACCGTTTCTGCTGAAATTGAAAATGGTTTATCAACGTTAACCGTGCATGTTTCCGACTAG
- a CDS encoding RidA family protein: protein MSKQIVSTDKAPAAIGPYSQAVIFNGIVYCSGQIALIPETMEIVEGGIEEQTEQVMKNLSEVLRAAGSDFSNVLKCTIYLASMDDFIVVNGIYGASFPENPPARETVAVKTLPRNVLVEISCIASV, encoded by the coding sequence ATGTCAAAGCAAATTGTATCCACGGATAAAGCACCCGCAGCTATAGGGCCCTACAGCCAGGCTGTAATTTTTAACGGAATCGTCTACTGCTCGGGACAAATCGCCCTTATTCCGGAAACAATGGAAATTGTTGAAGGAGGTATTGAAGAGCAGACGGAACAGGTTATGAAAAACCTTTCGGAAGTACTGAGGGCAGCCGGAAGTGATTTCAGCAATGTATTGAAATGTACCATCTACCTGGCCAGTATGGACGATTTCATTGTTGTTAACGGAATCTACGGGGCCAGTTTTCCGGAGAATCCTCCGGCGAGGGAGACGGTTGCGGTGAAAACACTGCCCAGGAACGTATTGGTTGAGATCAGCTGCATTGCCAGCGTGTAG
- a CDS encoding M23 family metallopeptidase: MLFCLLSVHAVYAQNAPTEFLTDSVTYIWPTDASRYLSSTFAETRSAHLHSGIDIRTWGREGYKVFAARDGYVYRIGMGPSGYGNVIYLRHADGSFTVYAHLNRFEPDLQAYADSIRLIDYRFELDHYPRQQQIYYKQGDVIGFSGSTGVGPPHLHFEIRSPDYTPINPLLSNLSVADNLPPVFSRLAVEYLDSGTLHRTGHSVIPVRNENGAYHFGEITVSGPAGLAVNVHDRANRTPNVYAVHSLVLVSESDTLFKATADYFSFANGNNMFLDRSYPILSQTRRGYQRLYKVSANRLPFYSKSVNEGVLDLPEGTHELQIVARDIYGNESTAGLTVRSTASVDKPLSDGVYIPAYPSFEFQNPYPLYRWDTDFKRLSNLLLASSSSGLSVTTQASSQPVLVSAERMSARKTIAPGEYDILHTPNQKLWLQFSEASLFDSLDVKVSISENPASGDLSVAFSPTDLPLQQPVILNMILPDNMRNQDGLALYEIDHNRDRESFIPSRVSGGVLRAGLTRIRDLRLDRDNRAPWTGTPSFKKNLAGQHILVIPTVDRDSGINYRKSTILINGERGIIEYDPDRDWLIYYHPEFTPDASNEITYEVFDGVGNSRTGSATLRAPQ, from the coding sequence GTGTTGTTCTGCCTGTTATCTGTTCATGCAGTATATGCTCAGAATGCACCAACTGAATTTTTAACCGATTCGGTTACCTACATCTGGCCCACCGACGCCAGCAGGTACCTCTCCTCAACTTTCGCTGAAACAAGATCCGCGCACCTGCATTCGGGAATTGACATCCGGACTTGGGGCCGGGAAGGATACAAGGTTTTTGCAGCCCGCGACGGCTATGTTTACCGTATCGGAATGGGTCCCAGCGGATATGGAAATGTGATTTATCTGCGCCATGCTGACGGTTCTTTCACCGTCTATGCCCATCTGAACAGGTTTGAGCCGGACCTGCAGGCCTACGCCGACTCCATAAGGCTGATCGATTACCGCTTTGAACTGGACCACTACCCCCGTCAGCAGCAAATCTATTACAAACAGGGAGATGTTATCGGTTTTTCGGGCTCAACAGGCGTTGGCCCGCCACACCTGCATTTTGAGATCCGTTCCCCGGACTATACACCGATTAATCCGCTGCTTTCAAATCTCAGCGTGGCAGATAACCTGCCTCCCGTTTTTTCAAGGCTTGCCGTGGAGTACCTCGATTCCGGTACCCTTCACCGAACCGGCCACTCTGTAATCCCTGTCCGGAATGAAAACGGCGCATATCATTTCGGGGAAATCACGGTTTCTGGTCCTGCAGGGCTGGCTGTGAATGTTCACGACCGCGCAAACCGCACACCGAACGTCTATGCAGTGCACTCCCTGGTGCTGGTGTCGGAATCTGATACACTGTTTAAAGCAACCGCCGACTATTTCAGTTTTGCCAATGGCAACAACATGTTTCTTGACCGTTCCTATCCTATTTTATCGCAAACCCGCAGGGGCTATCAAAGGCTCTATAAGGTTTCAGCCAACCGCCTTCCGTTTTACAGTAAATCAGTTAATGAGGGTGTTCTGGACCTTCCGGAGGGAACGCACGAACTGCAGATAGTGGCCAGGGATATTTACGGAAATGAAAGCACCGCGGGATTGACTGTCCGCTCCACGGCTTCAGTGGATAAGCCACTGTCTGACGGAGTCTACATTCCTGCATATCCGTCTTTCGAATTTCAAAACCCCTACCCCCTTTACCGATGGGATACGGATTTTAAACGGTTATCGAATCTGTTGCTGGCTTCTTCTTCGTCCGGCCTTTCGGTTACAACGCAGGCATCATCTCAGCCGGTTCTTGTTTCTGCTGAACGGATGTCGGCCAGAAAGACAATAGCGCCCGGAGAGTATGATATTTTACATACTCCCAACCAGAAACTCTGGCTGCAATTCTCTGAGGCTTCTCTTTTTGACTCGCTGGATGTAAAGGTAAGCATCAGCGAAAACCCCGCTTCGGGTGATCTGAGCGTAGCTTTTTCGCCCACCGATCTGCCTTTGCAGCAGCCTGTGATACTGAATATGATCCTCCCTGACAACATGAGAAATCAGGACGGACTGGCACTGTACGAAATTGACCATAACAGAGACCGGGAGTCTTTTATACCCTCACGGGTATCGGGCGGTGTGCTCAGGGCGGGGTTAACCCGGATCCGTGACCTCAGGCTTGACCGGGATAACAGAGCTCCCTGGACAGGTACTCCCTCTTTCAAAAAAAACCTTGCCGGCCAGCATATCCTGGTCATCCCTACGGTTGACAGGGACAGCGGCATTAACTACAGAAAATCGACGATTCTGATTAACGGAGAGAGAGGCATTATTGAGTATGATCCTGACCGCGACTGGCTCATCTATTACCACCCTGAATTTACACCCGATGCCTCAAACGAGATTACTTATGAAGTTTTTGACGGTGTGGGCAACAGCCGAACCGGAAGTGCAACACTTCGTGCTCCCCAATAG
- the menH gene encoding 2-succinyl-6-hydroxy-2,4-cyclohexadiene-1-carboxylate synthase: MIAYSEGIGYNLDYRHHDSRLPVLLMMHGFMGSGAAFRQFAERLSNHCNPLLIDLAGHGHTKTPAKTELFKTSRQVSQLRSVLSRFRFEKLIGYGYSMGGRLLIQLAVKHPGLFSGLFIESSHCGLESEKQRALRRQKDEERARSIETDFQSFVDRWLDLPLFSQTPDHQKEVYRTIMLAQDPALLACSLRGFGTGSMPSVCDQLQRLRSPLYLMAGEQDRKYVHRMSAMSKNCNDCSLHIVQKAGHRAHADCPEEIINIIKHTLETRYHV; this comes from the coding sequence ATGATCGCATATTCTGAAGGAATTGGTTATAACCTTGATTACCGGCATCACGACAGCCGTTTACCTGTTCTGTTGATGATGCACGGCTTTATGGGGTCCGGAGCCGCATTCCGACAATTCGCTGAGAGGCTTTCAAATCATTGCAACCCGCTCCTCATTGACCTGGCCGGACACGGACACACCAAAACCCCCGCAAAAACGGAACTGTTTAAAACATCACGGCAGGTAAGCCAGCTCCGGTCAGTCCTTTCAAGGTTCAGATTCGAAAAACTGATCGGTTACGGGTACAGCATGGGCGGAAGGCTTCTGATTCAGCTTGCCGTAAAGCATCCCGGCCTGTTCAGCGGGTTGTTCATTGAAAGCTCCCACTGCGGACTTGAATCGGAAAAGCAGCGGGCTTTGCGAAGGCAGAAAGATGAAGAAAGAGCACGGTCAATCGAGACAGACTTTCAATCGTTTGTGGATAGGTGGCTCGACCTGCCTCTTTTTTCCCAAACCCCGGATCATCAAAAAGAGGTTTACAGAACCATCATGCTTGCGCAGGACCCTGCACTTCTCGCCTGCTCGCTGAGGGGATTCGGAACCGGCAGCATGCCTTCCGTCTGTGACCAGTTGCAACGCTTGCGGTCGCCTCTCTATCTTATGGCGGGTGAACAGGATAGAAAATATGTGCACCGAATGTCTGCCATGTCGAAGAATTGCAATGATTGCTCTCTTCATATTGTTCAAAAAGCCGGGCACCGGGCACACGCAGACTGTCCCGAAGAAATTATAAACATCATAAAACACACACTGGAGACCCGTTATCATGTCTGA